The sequence GATCAAATGGAGATTTCACAAAACAGCATTCTTTCAAGGCTTTTTCAAAAACTTCAAACCAGCATCTAGCTGCTTGTTTGAGACCATAAATTGCCTTATTCAACTTACACAGATTTTCACCGTCACACGACACACCTTGAGGAAGTGTCATGTATATATCCTCCTTTAGCACGCCGTTTAAAAATGCTGGTTTACGTCCATTTGATGGACTTTCAGATTATATTGAACTGCCAAAGATAACATGAATCGGAAAATCTTTGTAACTGTCCAAGTATTATTCATCTCATGAGCACTTAATTCAGTTTGTATAGCCTCTTCCCAACAACTTTTATCgcttctatattttatttcatcgAAATTATTTGGGACACCATTGAAAATAGCATGATTGTTTacaatgaatttatttaaatcgcTTTCATCTTCATTTTACGATATCTGGggctttcactttcacttgtTGTCAATGCCATCAAGATCTCCCTTACTTTCATTCAGAGCATCAGCTTGCTTTCTTTTCCTACTCTCATTCGGAAATTCTTCTTTTTCATTATCCTTACTTTCATTCAGCATATTTTCACTTTCCTTACTATCATTCGGGAAGCTTTCATTTTCCTTACTATCATTCGGGAAACTGTTATTTTTCTTACTATCATTTGTAACGAGTAACAAAGCTTGTTCGCTAAAGAAGCTGGTGGACAGGATCCCTCAGAGAAGCTCCTCGTCACTCAACTCTCCCCATACAAACgctgcatggttccaaatttgaaaaatcacTAGCACATAACAaacattataaacaatttatttaaattaagatacATAAAGAAACGGCAATTAAGGCAACCGAAGACATGGACGGAATACGAAAGAAATACATGGAAATACTAAAGCTAAATTATatctatttcataaatacctaaaaactaaataaatagataaatataataaaaatgaataatagaaatatttcataatgcaatttttaaatatggaaCGCTAATTTACTCATAgtttttatacaatataaaactatttactTATAAAACCATATCATAGTTTGACAATGGACCACCGGCAAATGCTCAGCCCCAGGAAACTTAAGGTTTCTCAGGTGCAGCGAAATTAAGCTGCCAGTTTCGAAAAGTTTCGAAAAATGTGAGAAaaagatatgtatgtataaaaagCTCACTTACATCATTCTCCAGCGACGAAAGATCTCTCACAGCCTGcgatatgcgtgtgtgtgttgttttgttgttgttgtttacgcTGTGgagcaaaaatttaaagcccTGACAAAAGCTTTCTACTAACATAGAATGGTGATCTGAGCTTTTATGCCAGATGTTCCATTtgttttgtaaacaaatataaatacaattttaacatCGCAAATCTtcacagaaaacaaaagtgttTACGGACAAGATATATGTAGGACAACTTTATAGTAGCTAATGAAGTTTATTTAcatctgttacatacataatataccatGTAATCATACGTAAATTCACAACACAGCTTTTTATCTAACATATATTAATGAACCCAAACAATACATCAATGGGACAAATTAGAATACAGAAGACGCACTAAGTAAATGCCAGAAGGCCCAAAAGAAATAACGCGgatattcatatattaaataacaaaagcatCTATAGGCACGGACATCAGCTGCGCCAACTCCCGGGATGTACGGAGACACTTATGCCTTTGGTTTCACGGTCAATTGCTCAAATACAACCTCTGTGGTAATGCTGTCGTTCTCCTTGATGACCCTCTCGCAGACAACTTCCAGTGAAATTCGAGGTGGTGGCGGCGCAGTATCGCTGCAAATCGCTCCTCTTAATTTCGGCATGATCGCAGAAATCAGCCTCTCGCTTGCAGCCCACGCTAACATCTGATCCGCTGAAGCTTTCGCAGCGGTCTTGCCAAAAGCAAGCTTTTTGGTGCCGGGTGACGATGCGGAGTGGATGGGATTCGTTTGGTGGCTTAACTTCGTAAGAAGCGcctacaccaacaacaccCAACAGAGAAATTTAACACTGCATGCTGAGCGGCCCAAGCGACCGCTACACATTCGGGAAACTTTCATTTTCTCTACTATCATTCGGGAAACTTTCCTTTTTGATAGGTCTAGAGTTAACCAATATTGGtttcatcaacaacaacatcccTGGCTACAATAAATTTGCCATTAATAGCATCCCATAATTTAAAGCCATTTGGTTCGTATCCAACAAGAATACTTTACTTTGTGTTCGTGGGGGCGCTGAAAAATGTCCAGAATGTCTTGCTtcccgaaaataaaaacactcgcgtttttatcactatatatatttggttggTTTATTGAAACTTTTCGGGTTATTGTTTCGCACAGGAGTGGGGGGTAATTGTACCGATTTACAAGAGACGTGATTTGATActaattaatagaaaaaaagccgacggcatttcggcGATCTATGCTGAGCGCggctcagcggtggtgagttgtgggagagagaagctgagagcactggagcttgagtgcattcttacgcactgagcgcattgctagtgagcgaaaaagctttgagtgcttttcggtcggcggagcggaggtgtgcctctcacttagcaatgcgctcgcatcaacattcTCCCCCCCTTGCAATATTGGGATTGCAACGAAACTGCTAGTAGCACGTGCCGGACAGAATCCAGCCCAGCGTGGAATTCTGCGCCATAGGCAGTCCGCCTTGGCCCGGGAGGATACCCGGTAGCACGACATCAGGGTAAACATCAGCCCCCAAGACTGCCGAGATCGATGCCGAGCGGAACCAGTCCTTGTCAGCCAACACGAGGTTGCTGAAAGAACTGGGCCCGGCTGGTGTGACAGTCCTGGTGGGCGTCGTTGTATGGAGCTGCGGATCAGTTTTGAAGACGACCTCCCGGCTCATGGGTGACGTCTTGGAGCGCAACGTTGCCGTGCACACTCCTTATGCGCCCACGCGAGTGATGGAGAGGCCCATGGCCACTGCCATCGACTCGCTGATGCGGCTTACAGGACAGCACGGATCAATGAGCACTCGCGCCTCGAAGGCCGTCTTCCCCGTGACTAGCCAGACCGCCGCGGTGGGGAGAATACTGATTCCCTTGCACTGGAGTAGTGCCGTCAATGACAAGGCGGGGCTAGGCACGGGCCTGGTGTGTGGGGAAGTGGGCCGGTCCATCCGGGATGACGATGGTCCTCCTCTGGTGGGTGCCGGGTGGTCGCGTCGGCCCCTCGGTCGTCGCGCCAACCGCTGCTTGGGTTTAGGATCTCGCATGTGCAACATGGAGTGGTGGTCCTCACCACAATGCCTGCACCGTCCACCGCTGCGGCAAGTGCCCCCGGAGTGCTGATGAGCCAAGCAGTTGGGACAGTAATTATTTACAAGTACTACCCGGAGCCGCTTCTCTGGCGTCAGCTGGGCAAACCGTGGACATTTGCGCAGCGCGTGGACACCGCGGCACACCCTACAGCGGAACGAGTTTGTGCCGGGAGGCACATACTCACCCTGCTGAGGGGCGGCCCGGCGAGGCACGGAAACTCCACGCGGAGTAACCAGTGCCACCGGTGCTGGAGAGGGCTCGGACTCCATCGGGGCGACTTGTCTCGGCGGAGAGCCGGCAATCGGAGGCGAAAGGGAGCGCGCTGGCGAGAAGAGCCCTCGCAAGCTCACTCCGTCGGACAGGGTGCAGGATGATCTTCTGGAGGACGCCATGGTAAACTGTAATGGGATGAAACCAAAAggcgaaaaaacaaaaggaagagaaaaagtacaaaaacaaTAGATTAAATGAAGAACATGGCGCGGGATGAATTGCCTAAGCCGGAAGAGAAAACCACAGGATAGTGGATGGCAGTAGAGAAAAGAATAGGTGACTCAGAGCGCGCGTCCCGTAGGAAGGAGGACCAGCTTTGCAACTGGTCGGCGGAAAACACCACGACACGTCTGGATGTTTACCACACGGACCCTTTCATCAGCACCTGGGCAAGCGGGCAACACACGCCCGAGGCGCCATTCTTGTGGTGGTATATTCTCCTCTCTGATGACCACCATGTCACCGATCTGGAGATCGTGGACTCTGGCTCCGCCATGGAGAGTAGCGGACCCCCGATCAGGAAATGACCGGGAGTAAGTGCCGCCAAGTCGCTCACATCCTCTGACATAGGAGACAAAGGCCGCGAATTGAGGCACGCTTCAATTTTGGAAAGGAGGGTGGAAAGTTCCTCGAATGTATGTTTTACGGAGGAAACCGTCTTGTAGAAATGCGTCTTGAAACTCTTGACGCCTGCTTCCCAGAGACCACCCATGTGAGGGGCACCAGGTGGGTTGAAATGCCATGCAAGACCTTGATGGCTGTGAGTGGTGACAATCAGGTTGCGGGTGCTCTCCACAAATTCTTTGGAGAGAATGGAGGAGGCTCCGACGAACGTTTTCCCGTTGTCAGAGTACATGTGAAGAGGGCACCCGCGCCGTGCCACGAATCGGGAGAAAGCTTCCAAGAACTTTTCCGCTGTCAGATCCGTGGTCGCCTCAAGATGGATTGCCTTCGTGCTGAAGCACACGAAGACACATACGTAACCCTTCGTAATCTTGCAGCCCCGTCCGACGTAGCTCTTGACGTCGAAGGGACCGGCGAAGTCTACTACGGAGTTAGTGAAAGGTCGCGAAAAAGTCGACCGGGCGGTTGGGAGATCACCCATCAGCTGCGACTGGAGCTTGCGGCGATGAATCACGCAGGTCTTGCATGCACTAATTACTGTCTTCACCAAGTTCCTCAGCTTGGGAATCCAGAACTTGGTTCGGACCAGCCGCATCACCAATTGGTTGCCTCCATGGAGGGAGACTTGATGCGTGAAGGAAACCAGGAGGCGTGAAAACACGCAGCCGAACGGGAGAATTATTGGATGCCGTTCGTCGTAGGATAAGGAGGTGGATGCTCTTACGCGTCCACAGGAACGCAGGACACCTTGCTTGTCAAGGAACGGATTCAAGCTTAGGATATCGCTTGACCCGATTAGACGATTATGGGACCGGAGGGAAGCACACTCTTTCGCGTATACCCGATTCTGAGCCTGTACAATCAGCCTCTCTTGAGCTTCTGCAAGCTCTTGAGAGCTGAGCGTCTCTGGAAACGAGACCTTGGGTTGGCGGCAACGCTGGGCAAACCTTCGCACATACGCAAACACTCGGAGCGCTCGATCGAACCTGGAGAAACGGTCGAGGAAGTCCTCACATAGGACTTGCGCTGCATGGACCTTCACCGCTCGACACTCCAATTCAGTATCGAGCCCAATGACTGGTGAAGGCCACTGCGCTGGTGAGTGCGTCAGCATTCAGGCCCCTGCCACCAAAGGCGACCGGCCAATAGCTCTTGCGGCGAGACACCGCGGCTTGCCAGATCGGCTGGATTGCGTTCGGAACGAACATGTTGCCAAGTGCCATTCACCGAGTGAATCTTGGCCACTCGGTTCGCCACGAAAGTGGTCCACTTGCATGGCTGCTTGTCCAACCATGCCAGAACTATAGTGGAATCTGTCCACAGGTACGTCTCAGCGTCGGGGGTGGGAAAATGTGGTAGGAGGGCGGCGGATAATTCTGCCAACAGGAGAGCTCCGCACAGCTCAAGACGAGGTAGAGAGACCGTCTTGATAGGTGCAACTCTAGTCTTCGCTACTAGAAGGCTCACAGACACTTGTCCAGCTGTTTCCACACGTGCGTAAAGAGCGGCTCCATACGCGCTTTGAGAGGCGTCGCAAAAACCGTGGAATTGGATTTTTGCGCCGGGAGTGTAGTTGGTCCATCTAGGGATGCGGATGTCCTGCAAGGACGAATAGTTTCGCAGAAAACTGGTCCACTGCTCTGTGAGATCCGCCGGTAAGGAGTCGTCCCAGCCGATTTCTTGCTTCCAGATTTCTTGCATAAAAATCTTGGCCCAAATGACCACGGGAGCAAGCCAACCTGCAGGATCGAACAACTTGGCGATCTGTGACAGCACTTCTCTCTTGCTGAAAGATGGTTTGGACACCATCTCGGCGGTGACGAAAAAGAACTCGTCGGACGTGGCCCGCCAACGAATGCCTAGCGTCTTTGCGACACTAGCTTCGTCGATCTCGAGGAAGTCTGCACAGAGCAAGTGATCCTTAGGGATTCTTCTCAGCACATCTTTCGAGTTCGAGGTCCACTTACGCAAAGGGAACCCAGCACTCTCGAGCGCTGTTCGAAGCTCATCTATAGCAGACACCGCAGCCTGCTTAGTGTGAGCTCCTGCTAGGACATCATCAACGTA comes from Drosophila albomicans strain 15112-1751.03 unplaced genomic scaffold, ASM965048v2 ctg28_pilon, whole genome shotgun sequence and encodes:
- the LOC127566332 gene encoding uncharacterized protein LOC127566332, encoding MSFEQRSRVLDFLEIDEASVAKTLGIRWRATSDEFFFVTAEMVSKPSFSKREVLSQIAKLFDPAGWLAPVVIWAKIFMQEIWKQEIGWDDSLPADLTEQWTSFLRNYSSLQDIRIPRWTNYTPGAKIQFHGFCDASQSAYGAALYARVETAGQVSVSLLVAKTRVAPIKTVSLPRLELCGALLLAELSAALLPHFPTPDAETYLWTDSTIVLAWLDKQPCKWTTFVANRVAKIHSVNGTWQHVRSERNPADLASRGVSPQELLAGRLWFDRALRVFAYVRRFAQRCRQPKVSFPETLSSQELAEAQERLIVQAQNRVYAKECASLRSHNRLIGSSDILSLNPFLDKQGVLRSCGRVRASTSLSYDERHPIILPFGCVFSRLLVSFTHQVSLHGGNQLVMRLVRTKFWIPKLRNLVKTVISACKTCVIHRRKLQSQLMGDLPTARSTFSRPFTNSVVDFAGPFDVKSYVGRGCKITKGYVCVFVCFSTKAIHLEATTDLTAEKFLEAFSRFVARRGCPLHMYSDNGKTFVGASSILSKEFVESTRNLIVTTHSHQGLAWHFNPPGAPHMGGLWEAGVKSFKTHFYKTVSSVKHTFEELSTLLSKIEACLNSRPLSPMSEDVSDLAALTPGHFLIGGPLLSMAEPESTISRSVTWWSSERRIYHHKNGASGVCCPLAQVLMKGSVW